One Vespa crabro chromosome 1, iyVesCrab1.2, whole genome shotgun sequence genomic region harbors:
- the LOC124422459 gene encoding nuclear pore complex protein DDB_G0274915-like isoform X1 — protein MATATMGLRRRIPVNNSPTPSGHSSSNVSASSKRSRSENNNSPSQGNLNSVNGSREEPPTKKSRGTTTNSGKNNASSTSSTSNTSGVVSLTETNSASKSRGSSLSRSNHQTKISSNSNNSNINGDHASNVPASSWSTTSNMSDVPTYASVAGLGMTNGQSSGLCASNLGMTTPIPPYMSTSMATFVGNATNLGKSSSVSYLDISNMTSGSLGSSNATNSLASGYGTNKTTGTNLDSNSSGVKTMAFPGISSANVNANGYGSAQQKGQNQTTDSVALPKKFQNDGMFNAYQPWVIKTYGDLAKTKTITIKKYARILRTLRGEEVNSAENSKFRFWVKSKGFHIGQPEGYDAKPADRIVGRHAVTNPGLDPPLYVPTQLPHNKALNGAEGTVPPGRVYKKVAIVENFFDIIHAVHVDLEGRPGKHAGQKRTYRTITETYAFLPREAVTRFLLGCTECQRRPRTPSPTNLSNQSSHPTALSSTTTSTSTSTTTTTSMSTRLSPTPGLVTSNSTTQSNNVNGTGKSRDSTEHKNLYNYRHQKHSKNGGAVSVTETKNEKDKEEKYNPLSITNLLKKEPANGGFLSSTEILPESRRTPESDRASSRSSASSKRKRMLPEGRTPSPQPSQPLPRPWSPGLDPKNTPIDYSLPITTSYLKHQQRMAEKNKALKEAAEEQQQQQQQQQQQQQQQQQQQQQQQQQHKQKITTMDIDTENIEGERFSPAAGLIDTNLNLLATIQHLHCQVMLALTERLRPSIAMPTPLVLPSAHIISGPMITGSEVSVQTGENHL, from the exons ATGGCGACCGCGACGATGGGACTTCGCCGTAGGATACCGGTGAACAATTCACCGACGCCTTCCGGTCATTCCTCCTCGAACGTTTCTGCATCTAGCAAACGTTCCAGATCAGAGAATAACAATAGTCCGTCTCAAGGGAACTTAAATTCGGTGAATGGTTCTCGAGAAGAGCCACCGACAAAGAAGTCACGTGGTACGACGACCAATTCTGGCAAGAATAACGCTTCATCGACCTCGTCAACCTCGAATACTTCGGGAGTCGTTTCCCTGACGGAGACCAATTCAGCGAGCAAAAGTCGTGGGAGCTCGCTTTCCAGATCGAACCATCAAACGAAGATATCATCCAATAGTAATAATTCCAACATCAATGGTGATCATGCTTCGAACGTTCCAGCGAGCAGCTGGTCAACCACGTCGAACATGTCAGACGTGCCGACTTACGCCTCGGTCGCGGGATTAGGCATGACGAACGGGCAAAGTAGCGGACTCTGTGCTTCCAACCTTGGCATGACGACACCGATACCACCATACATGTCGACGTCAATGGCGACCTTCGTTGGGAACGCGACGAATCTCGGTAAGAGTTCGTCGGTGTCTTATCTCGATATATCCAACATGACCAGCGGTTCCTTGGGCTCCTCGAACGCCACGAACTCTCTGGCCTCTGGTTACGGCACCAATAAAACCACCGGCACGAATCTCGATTCGAATTCCTCCGGTGTAAAGACGATGGCATTTCCAGGTATCTCGTCGGCGAACGTGAATGCGAACGGTTACGGTTCGGCACAGCAAAAGGGACAAAACCAGACAACGGATAGCGTGGCTCTACCGAAGAAGTTTCAGAACGATGGCATGTTCAATGCCTATCAGCCCTGGGTGATAAAGACTTACGGTGACTTAGCAAAGACGAAAACGATCACGATCAAAAAGTATGCGCGTATCTTACGAACTCTGCGTGGGGAGGAAGTGAACAGTGCGGAGAACAGCAAGTTCAGATTTTGGGTAAAGAGCAAAGGCTTTCATATTGGTCAACCGGAAGGATACGATGCAAAACCAGCGGATAGGATTGTGGGACGTCACGCGGTGACCAATCCCGGTTTGGATCCTCCTCTCTACGTGCCCACGCAGTTGCCACATAACAAG GCTTTGAACGGTGCAGAGGGTACGGTTCCACCTGGAAGGGTTTACAAAAAGGTCGCCATCGtagaaaatttcttcgatattattcACGCCGTTCACGTTGACCTTGAGGGTCGTCCTGGGAAGCATGCCGGTCAGAAGCGCACCTATCGGACG ATCACAGAGACGTATGCCTTTCTTCCAAGAGAAGCCGTGACGCGATTTCTTCTTGGATGTACCGAGTGTCAACGACGGCCAAGAACTCCCAGTCCGACTAATCTATCTAATCAGTCATCTCATCCAACTGCTCTTTCCTCGACGACAACTTCTACGTCGACAtctacaacgacgacaacgtctATGTCAACGAGATTGAGTCCAACGCCTGGACTTGTAACGTCGAATTCAACGACTCAAAGTAACAACGTTAACGGCACTGGCAAGTCGAGAGATTCGACGGAacataaaaatctttataattatagacATCAGAAACATTCAAAGAATGGGGGTGCTGTTAGTGTAACGGAGACGAAAAATGAGAAGGATaaggaagagaaatataatcCTTTGAGCATAACGAATTTATTAAAGAAGGAACCAGCGAATGGTGGATTTCTATCGAGCACGGAGATTCTACCAGAATCCCGAAGAACTCCAGAATCTGATCGGGCGAGTTCGAGGAGCTCGGCTTCATCTAAGAGGAAAAGGATGCTGCCGGAGGGTCGGACTCCATCTCCGCAGCCGAGTCAACCGTTGCCAAGGCCCTGGAGCCCGGGATTGGATCCCAAGAACACGCCCATCGACTATAGTCTTCCCATCACTACCTCGTACCTAAAACATCAGCAGAGGATGGCCGAGAAGAATAAAGCATTAAAGGAGGCAGCGGAagaacaacagcagcagcagcaacaacaacagcagcaacaacaacaacaacaacaacaacaacaacaacaacaacaacaacataaACAGAAAATCACTACAATGGACATAGACACAGAGAACATCGAAGGTGAAAGATTTTCACCTGCTGCAGGTCTCATCGACACCAATCTCAATCTACTCGCCACCATTCAACATTTACACTGCCAAGTGATGCTTGCTCTAACCGAAAGGCTCAGACCGTCGATCGCCATGCCAACTCCTCTCGTATTACCCTCAGCTCACATCATATCCGGTCCGATGATCACAGGTTCCGAGGTGTCCGTGCAAACCGGAGAGAACCATTTGTGA
- the LOC124422459 gene encoding myb-like protein P isoform X2, whose amino-acid sequence MATATMGLRRRIPVNNSPTPSGHSSSNVSASSKRSRSENNNSPSQGNLNSVNGSREEPPTKKSRGTTTNSGKNNASSTSSTSNTSGVVSLTETNSASKSRGSSLSRSNHQTKISSNSNNSNINGDHASNVPASSWSTTSNMSDVPTYASVAGLGMTNGQSSGLCASNLGMTTPIPPYMSTSMATFVGNATNLGISSANVNANGYGSAQQKGQNQTTDSVALPKKFQNDGMFNAYQPWVIKTYGDLAKTKTITIKKYARILRTLRGEEVNSAENSKFRFWVKSKGFHIGQPEGYDAKPADRIVGRHAVTNPGLDPPLYVPTQLPHNKALNGAEGTVPPGRVYKKVAIVENFFDIIHAVHVDLEGRPGKHAGQKRTYRTITETYAFLPREAVTRFLLGCTECQRRPRTPSPTNLSNQSSHPTALSSTTTSTSTSTTTTTSMSTRLSPTPGLVTSNSTTQSNNVNGTGKSRDSTEHKNLYNYRHQKHSKNGGAVSVTETKNEKDKEEKYNPLSITNLLKKEPANGGFLSSTEILPESRRTPESDRASSRSSASSKRKRMLPEGRTPSPQPSQPLPRPWSPGLDPKNTPIDYSLPITTSYLKHQQRMAEKNKALKEAAEEQQQQQQQQQQQQQQQQQQQQQQQQQHKQKITTMDIDTENIEGERFSPAAGLIDTNLNLLATIQHLHCQVMLALTERLRPSIAMPTPLVLPSAHIISGPMITGSEVSVQTGENHL is encoded by the exons ATGGCGACCGCGACGATGGGACTTCGCCGTAGGATACCGGTGAACAATTCACCGACGCCTTCCGGTCATTCCTCCTCGAACGTTTCTGCATCTAGCAAACGTTCCAGATCAGAGAATAACAATAGTCCGTCTCAAGGGAACTTAAATTCGGTGAATGGTTCTCGAGAAGAGCCACCGACAAAGAAGTCACGTGGTACGACGACCAATTCTGGCAAGAATAACGCTTCATCGACCTCGTCAACCTCGAATACTTCGGGAGTCGTTTCCCTGACGGAGACCAATTCAGCGAGCAAAAGTCGTGGGAGCTCGCTTTCCAGATCGAACCATCAAACGAAGATATCATCCAATAGTAATAATTCCAACATCAATGGTGATCATGCTTCGAACGTTCCAGCGAGCAGCTGGTCAACCACGTCGAACATGTCAGACGTGCCGACTTACGCCTCGGTCGCGGGATTAGGCATGACGAACGGGCAAAGTAGCGGACTCTGTGCTTCCAACCTTGGCATGACGACACCGATACCACCATACATGTCGACGTCAATGGCGACCTTCGTTGGGAACGCGACGAATCTCG GTATCTCGTCGGCGAACGTGAATGCGAACGGTTACGGTTCGGCACAGCAAAAGGGACAAAACCAGACAACGGATAGCGTGGCTCTACCGAAGAAGTTTCAGAACGATGGCATGTTCAATGCCTATCAGCCCTGGGTGATAAAGACTTACGGTGACTTAGCAAAGACGAAAACGATCACGATCAAAAAGTATGCGCGTATCTTACGAACTCTGCGTGGGGAGGAAGTGAACAGTGCGGAGAACAGCAAGTTCAGATTTTGGGTAAAGAGCAAAGGCTTTCATATTGGTCAACCGGAAGGATACGATGCAAAACCAGCGGATAGGATTGTGGGACGTCACGCGGTGACCAATCCCGGTTTGGATCCTCCTCTCTACGTGCCCACGCAGTTGCCACATAACAAG GCTTTGAACGGTGCAGAGGGTACGGTTCCACCTGGAAGGGTTTACAAAAAGGTCGCCATCGtagaaaatttcttcgatattattcACGCCGTTCACGTTGACCTTGAGGGTCGTCCTGGGAAGCATGCCGGTCAGAAGCGCACCTATCGGACG ATCACAGAGACGTATGCCTTTCTTCCAAGAGAAGCCGTGACGCGATTTCTTCTTGGATGTACCGAGTGTCAACGACGGCCAAGAACTCCCAGTCCGACTAATCTATCTAATCAGTCATCTCATCCAACTGCTCTTTCCTCGACGACAACTTCTACGTCGACAtctacaacgacgacaacgtctATGTCAACGAGATTGAGTCCAACGCCTGGACTTGTAACGTCGAATTCAACGACTCAAAGTAACAACGTTAACGGCACTGGCAAGTCGAGAGATTCGACGGAacataaaaatctttataattatagacATCAGAAACATTCAAAGAATGGGGGTGCTGTTAGTGTAACGGAGACGAAAAATGAGAAGGATaaggaagagaaatataatcCTTTGAGCATAACGAATTTATTAAAGAAGGAACCAGCGAATGGTGGATTTCTATCGAGCACGGAGATTCTACCAGAATCCCGAAGAACTCCAGAATCTGATCGGGCGAGTTCGAGGAGCTCGGCTTCATCTAAGAGGAAAAGGATGCTGCCGGAGGGTCGGACTCCATCTCCGCAGCCGAGTCAACCGTTGCCAAGGCCCTGGAGCCCGGGATTGGATCCCAAGAACACGCCCATCGACTATAGTCTTCCCATCACTACCTCGTACCTAAAACATCAGCAGAGGATGGCCGAGAAGAATAAAGCATTAAAGGAGGCAGCGGAagaacaacagcagcagcagcaacaacaacagcagcaacaacaacaacaacaacaacaacaacaacaacaacaacaacaacataaACAGAAAATCACTACAATGGACATAGACACAGAGAACATCGAAGGTGAAAGATTTTCACCTGCTGCAGGTCTCATCGACACCAATCTCAATCTACTCGCCACCATTCAACATTTACACTGCCAAGTGATGCTTGCTCTAACCGAAAGGCTCAGACCGTCGATCGCCATGCCAACTCCTCTCGTATTACCCTCAGCTCACATCATATCCGGTCCGATGATCACAGGTTCCGAGGTGTCCGTGCAAACCGGAGAGAACCATTTGTGA